The Salvelinus fontinalis isolate EN_2023a chromosome 32, ASM2944872v1, whole genome shotgun sequence nucleotide sequence TAATGAGTGTTAGCACGCTAAGAGCACAACCTGCACATGAAAAGGTATATTTTTAAGGGGTAGGCAGTAAATTGGTAACGATATCACCAAACTATGCTTTCTCTGACATTTTAAACAACATTCCCAGCTAAAGAGAAGACAGTCATGGTATTTCATTTAAGAGTATGAGCAAGATtttaacaaatcaaattttaGCCTAATTTGACTGGGAGTCAAAGGCAGATTTTGAGTTCCTAACCCAGTAGAGGGACGTGTGAAACGTGATTACGTAAGAGACTACGCAAATGAGTAGATTAAGTAGAAGATGCTTGTCGTCCATCTTGGATAGCGGGCTACAGTTATTTTATACATCAATGGGCACAAGGGAATAAAATCACAGCACATTTAGCAGAAGAACAATTTTAAACCGACTTTCATaacgtattttttttttaaatctcaaaaTGTCCAAACTGGAGTTGTTCAACGCGTATCTTACAGAACGGCTGACCGCGGCGGCGAGGGAGATAACATCGGCAGTAGAGAGAACAATAACAGACTATCAGGAGGAAATCTTCCGTTCCAAGGAGGAGAACGAACGGTTACGACTGTTGCTGGATGTCAAACCACATTTACACTTACATACAAAAGGTATATGTGGACACCCGTTGCCCTAGCTAGCTATATCAATATGTAAGGATGAGATAATTATGGCCTCTCTCTTAGTATTATCGACAACGATTCAAAATTGGATTCACATCCAGTCGCAACTTGGCAAGATAGATAGCTAATTTACTATcgacctaacgttagctagctaagctaactagctagcacaaCTTGATGAATGTATACCACCGTAAAGTAGTTAGCTAGTTTGCTAAACATGTAGCAAGCTTTGTAACAGCAACTGCCGCGTTTTTCTGAGAACTATGGGTACAATTTTAGATGTCAAACGTCTAACTATATATATAATGATAACATTACTAATTTTGTATTTCTCTTTGTTCTAATTTAGACCCCCAACAGCTCACCTTCACAGTCTCTAAAGAGGGGGTTCCCCCTGAGCAGCAGCACTGTGAAGAGTGTCCCAGTATGGGGCAACAGGTCCCAGAGCCCACACAGATTAAAGATGAACAGGAGGAAGAGCTGCTTCAAGGGCTGGAGTCTGATACCAAAGACTTCATAACTGTCTGTGTGGTGAGTGACTGTGAGGGTGTGAACACACGTCATGCATCGCACACTGTGGGGAGTCGAGACGGAGGTTCACCGTTCAATAACACAACTGGAAGGATCCAGACAGAGCCTGATGACGAAGACTATATAGACTACATAGTATCAGAACCATCCAGTCCTGCAGCTCGGAGTGAAAACAGTGTGAACAGCGGGAGGGAGACCGATGGGGGGAGCAGGGAGCGACCGCTGGGGTCAAAGACACGGAAATCACAAAGAAAACGGGTGAAGAAGGGAATAAGTGTTGTTGAAGAAGCTTCTCCTCATTGCTGCAAGCTGTGTGGGAGGACTTTTGTTCGTATGGGTTTTTTAGTTAATCACGTGCAAAGAACACACACAAAGCATGCTAAACAATACCGTTGCGGTGTGTGTGAAGGAGTCTTGGACTCCAAAGAAAATCTGACAGTCCACGTGCAAACCCACACTAAAGAGAGAAGTACTGCTCACCCTCAAACCCACACTGAACCAAATCCTAGGGCCACTGCTCACCCTCAAACCCTCACTGAACCAAAAGCTAGGCCCAGTACTCACCCTCAAATACTCACTGAACCAAAACCTAGGCCCAGTACTCATCCTCAAATACTCACTGAACCAAAACCTAGGCCTACTGCTCACCGGCAAACCTTCACTAAAGGGATGCCTACTCCTCAACTTCAACCTGCGGCCAAACCTACTTGTCATGTTTGTGGCAAATGTTTCCCTTACAATCATAATC carries:
- the LOC129830646 gene encoding zinc finger protein 182-like, whose amino-acid sequence is MSKLELFNAYLTERLTAAAREITSAVERTITDYQEEIFRSKEENERLRLLLDVKPHLHLHTKDPQQLTFTVSKEGVPPEQQHCEECPSMGQQVPEPTQIKDEQEEELLQGLESDTKDFITVCVVSDCEGVNTRHASHTVGSRDGGSPFNNTTGRIQTEPDDEDYIDYIVSEPSSPAARSENSVNSGRETDGGSRERPLGSKTRKSQRKRVKKGISVVEEASPHCCKLCGRTFVRMGFLVNHVQRTHTKHAKQYRCGVCEGVLDSKENLTVHVQTHTKERSTAHPQTHTEPNPRATAHPQTLTEPKARPSTHPQILTEPKPRPSTHPQILTEPKPRPTAHRQTFTKGMPTPQLQPAAKPTCHVCGKCFPYNHNLKLHMRTHTGERPFKCRECGKCFRSKGYMKVHLRIHTGEKLFQCKECDKGFPTKQYLTKHMLFHTGENSYQCKDCGKGFDQREDLEQHQSTHMEEKPYGCIECGKCFKDTYHLARHKLVHTGERPFTCTVCGRGFSTQGNLKVHQRIHTGEKPYRCKLCGRCFTGFASLKYHLNTIHHYDGVLLNDVSVRR